A single Macaca fascicularis isolate 582-1 chromosome 13, T2T-MFA8v1.1 DNA region contains:
- the EPAS1 gene encoding endothelial PAS domain-containing protein 1 isoform X2 encodes MRLAISFLRTHKLLSSVCSENESEAEADQQMDNLYLKALEGFIAVVTQDGDMIFLSENISKFMGLTQVELTGHSIFDFTHPCDHEEIRENLSLKNGSGFGKKSKDMSTERDFFMRMKCTVTNRGRTVNLKSATWKVLHCTGQVKVYNNCPPHNSLCGYKEPLLSCLIIMCEPIQHPSHMDIPLDSKTFLSRHSMDMKFTYCDDRITELIGYHPEELLGRSAYEFYHALDSENMTKSHQNLCTKGQVVSGQYRMLAKHGGYVWLETQGTVIYNPRNLQPQCIMCVNYVLSEIEKNDVVFSMDQTESLFKPHLMAMNSIFDSSGKGAVSEKSNFLFTKLKEEPEELAQLAPTPGDAIISLDFGNQNFEESSAYGKAILPPSQPWATELRSHSTQSEAGSLPAFTVPQAAAPGSTTPSATSSSSCSTPNSPEDYYTSLDNDLKIEVIEKLFAMDTEAKDQCSTQTDFNELDLETLAPYIPMDGEDFQLSPICPEERLLAENPQSTPQHCFSAMTNIFQPLAPVAPHSPFLLDKFQQQLESKKTEPEHRPMSSIFFDAGSKASLPPCCGQASTPLSSMGGRSNTQWPPDPPLHFGPTKWAVGDQRTEFLGAAPLGPPVSPPHISTFKTRSAKGFGARGPDVLSPAMVALSNKLKLKRQLEYEEQAFQDLSGGDPPGGSTSHLMWKRMKNLRGGSCPLMPDKPLSANVPNGKFTQNPVRGLGHPLRHLPLPQPPSAVSPGENSKSRFPAQCYATQYQDYSLSSAHKVSGMASRLLGPSFESYLLPELTRYDCEVNVPVLGSSTLLQGGDLLRALDQAT; translated from the exons ATGCGACTGGCGATCAGCTTCCTGCGAACACACAAGCTCCTCTCCTCAG TTTGCTCTGAAAATGAGTCTGAAGCTGAAGCTGACCAGCAGATGGACAACTTGTACCTGAAAGCCTTGGAGGGTTTCATTGCCGTGGTGACCCAAGATGGCGACATGATCTTTCTGTCAGAAAACATCAGCAAGTTCATGGGACTTACACAG GTGGAGCTAACAGGACATAGTATCTTTGACTTCACTCATCCCTGCGACCACGAGGAGATTCGTGAGAACCTGAGTCTCAAAAATG GCTCTGGTTttgggaaaaaaagcaaagacatgTCCACAGAGCGGGACTTCTTCATGAGGATGAAGTGCACGGTCACCAACAGAGGCCGTACTGTCAACCTCAAGTCAGCCACCTGGAAG GTCTTGCACTGCACGGGCCAAGTGAAAGTCTACAACAACTGCCCTCCTCACAATAGTCTGTGTGGCTACAAGGAGCCCCTGCTGTCCTGCCTCATCATCATGTGTGAACCGATCCAGCACCCATCCCACATGGACATTCCCCTGGACAGCAAGACCTTCCTGAGCCGCCACAGCATGGACATGAAGTTCACCTACTGTGATGACAG AATCACAGAACTGATTGGTTACCACCCTGAGGAGCTGCTTGGCCGCTCAGCCTATGAATTCTACCATGCGCTAGACTCCGAGAACATGACCAAGAGTCACCAGAACT TGTGCACCAAGGGCCAGGTGGTAAGTGGCCAGTACCGGATGCTCGCAAAGCATGGGGGCTACGTGTGGCTGGAAACCCAGGGGACAGTCATCTACAACCCTCGCAACCTGCAGCCCCAGTGCATCATGTGTGTCAACTACGTTCTGAG TGAGATTGAGAAGAATGACGTGGTGTTCTCCATGGACCAGACGGAATCCCTGTTCAAGCCCCACCTGATGGCCATGAACAGCATCTTTGATAGCAGTGGCAAGGGGGCTGTGTCTGAGAAGAGTAACTTCCTATTCACCAAGCTAAAGGAGGAGCCTGAGGAGCTGGCCCAGCTGGCTCCCACCCCAGGAGACGCCATCATCTCTCTGGATTTCG GGAATCAGAACTTCGAGGAATCCTCAGCCTATGGCAAGGCCATCCTGCCCCCGAGCCAGCCGTGGGCCACAGAGTTGaggagccacagcacccagagCGAGGCTGGGAGCCTGCCTGCCTTCACCGTGCCCCAGGCAGCCGCCCCGGGCAGCACCACCCCCAGtgccaccagcagcagcagctgctccaCG CCCAATAGCCCTGAAGACTATTATACATCTTTGGATAACGACCTGAAGATTGAAGTGATTGAGAAGCTCTTCGCCATGGACACAGAGGCCAAGGACCAATGCAGTACCCAG ACGGATTTCAATGAGCTGGACTTGGAGACACTGGCACCCTATATTCCCATGGACGGGGAAGACTTCCAGCTGAGCCCCATCTGCCCCGAGGAGCGGCTCTTGGCGGAGAACCCACAGTCCACCCCCCAGCACTGCTTCAGTGCCATGACAAACATCTTCCAGCCACTGGCCCCTGTAGCCCCGCACAGTCCCTTCCTCCTGGACAAGTTTCAGCAGCAGCTGGAGAGCAAGAAGACAGAGCCCGAGCACCGGCCCATGTCCTCCATCTTCTTTGATGCCGGAAGCAAAGcatccctgccaccatgctgTGGCCAGGCCAGCACCCCTCTCTCTTCCATGGGGGGCAGATCCAATACCCAGTGGCCCCCAGATCCACCATTACATTTTGGGCCCACAAAGTGGGCCGTCGGGGATCAGCGCACAGAGTTCCTGGGAGCGGCACCATTGGGGCCCCCTGTCTCCCCGCCCCATATCTCCACATTCAAGACAAG GTCTGCAAAGGGTTTTGGGGCTCGAGGCCCAGACGTGCTGAGCCCGGCCATGGTAGCCCTCTCCAACAAGCTGAAGCTGAAGCGACAGCTGGAGTATGAAGAGCAAGCCTTCCAGGACCTGAGTGGG GGGGACCCACCTGGTGGCAGCACTTCACATTTGATGTGGAAACGGATGAAGAACCTCAGGGGTGGGAGCTGCCCTTTGATGCCGGACAAGCCACTGAGCGCAAATGTCCCCAATG GTAAGTTCACCCAAAATCCTGTGAGGGGCCTGGGCCATCCCCTGAGACATCTGCCGCTGCCACAGCCTCCATCTGCCGTCAGTCCCGGGGAGAACAGCAAGAGCAGGTTCCCCGCACAGTGCTATGCCACCCAGTACCAGGACTACAGCCTGTCGTCAGCCCACAAGGTGTCAG GCATGGCAAGCCGGCTGCTCGGGCCCTCGTTTGAGTCCTACCTGCTGCCTGAACTGACCAGATATGACTGTGAGGTGAACGTGCCCGTGCTGGGAAGCTCCACGCTCCTGCAAGGAGGGGACCTCCTCAGAGCCCTGGACCAGGCCACCTGA
- the EPAS1 gene encoding endothelial PAS domain-containing protein 1 isoform X1 → MTADKEKKRSSSERRKEKSRDAARCRRSKETEVFYELAHELPLPHSVSSHLDKASIMRLAISFLRTHKLLSSVCSENESEAEADQQMDNLYLKALEGFIAVVTQDGDMIFLSENISKFMGLTQVELTGHSIFDFTHPCDHEEIRENLSLKNGSGFGKKSKDMSTERDFFMRMKCTVTNRGRTVNLKSATWKVLHCTGQVKVYNNCPPHNSLCGYKEPLLSCLIIMCEPIQHPSHMDIPLDSKTFLSRHSMDMKFTYCDDRITELIGYHPEELLGRSAYEFYHALDSENMTKSHQNLCTKGQVVSGQYRMLAKHGGYVWLETQGTVIYNPRNLQPQCIMCVNYVLSEIEKNDVVFSMDQTESLFKPHLMAMNSIFDSSGKGAVSEKSNFLFTKLKEEPEELAQLAPTPGDAIISLDFGNQNFEESSAYGKAILPPSQPWATELRSHSTQSEAGSLPAFTVPQAAAPGSTTPSATSSSSCSTPNSPEDYYTSLDNDLKIEVIEKLFAMDTEAKDQCSTQTDFNELDLETLAPYIPMDGEDFQLSPICPEERLLAENPQSTPQHCFSAMTNIFQPLAPVAPHSPFLLDKFQQQLESKKTEPEHRPMSSIFFDAGSKASLPPCCGQASTPLSSMGGRSNTQWPPDPPLHFGPTKWAVGDQRTEFLGAAPLGPPVSPPHISTFKTRSAKGFGARGPDVLSPAMVALSNKLKLKRQLEYEEQAFQDLSGGDPPGGSTSHLMWKRMKNLRGGSCPLMPDKPLSANVPNGKFTQNPVRGLGHPLRHLPLPQPPSAVSPGENSKSRFPAQCYATQYQDYSLSSAHKVSGMASRLLGPSFESYLLPELTRYDCEVNVPVLGSSTLLQGGDLLRALDQAT, encoded by the exons GAGTAGCtcggagaggaggaaggagaagtcCCGGGATGCCGCACGGTGCCGGCGGAGCAAGGAGACGGAGGTGTTCTACGAGCTGGCCCATGAGCTGCCTCTGCCCCACAGCGTGAGCTCCCATCTGGACAAGGCCTCCATCATGCGACTGGCGATCAGCTTCCTGCGAACACACAAGCTCCTCTCCTCAG TTTGCTCTGAAAATGAGTCTGAAGCTGAAGCTGACCAGCAGATGGACAACTTGTACCTGAAAGCCTTGGAGGGTTTCATTGCCGTGGTGACCCAAGATGGCGACATGATCTTTCTGTCAGAAAACATCAGCAAGTTCATGGGACTTACACAG GTGGAGCTAACAGGACATAGTATCTTTGACTTCACTCATCCCTGCGACCACGAGGAGATTCGTGAGAACCTGAGTCTCAAAAATG GCTCTGGTTttgggaaaaaaagcaaagacatgTCCACAGAGCGGGACTTCTTCATGAGGATGAAGTGCACGGTCACCAACAGAGGCCGTACTGTCAACCTCAAGTCAGCCACCTGGAAG GTCTTGCACTGCACGGGCCAAGTGAAAGTCTACAACAACTGCCCTCCTCACAATAGTCTGTGTGGCTACAAGGAGCCCCTGCTGTCCTGCCTCATCATCATGTGTGAACCGATCCAGCACCCATCCCACATGGACATTCCCCTGGACAGCAAGACCTTCCTGAGCCGCCACAGCATGGACATGAAGTTCACCTACTGTGATGACAG AATCACAGAACTGATTGGTTACCACCCTGAGGAGCTGCTTGGCCGCTCAGCCTATGAATTCTACCATGCGCTAGACTCCGAGAACATGACCAAGAGTCACCAGAACT TGTGCACCAAGGGCCAGGTGGTAAGTGGCCAGTACCGGATGCTCGCAAAGCATGGGGGCTACGTGTGGCTGGAAACCCAGGGGACAGTCATCTACAACCCTCGCAACCTGCAGCCCCAGTGCATCATGTGTGTCAACTACGTTCTGAG TGAGATTGAGAAGAATGACGTGGTGTTCTCCATGGACCAGACGGAATCCCTGTTCAAGCCCCACCTGATGGCCATGAACAGCATCTTTGATAGCAGTGGCAAGGGGGCTGTGTCTGAGAAGAGTAACTTCCTATTCACCAAGCTAAAGGAGGAGCCTGAGGAGCTGGCCCAGCTGGCTCCCACCCCAGGAGACGCCATCATCTCTCTGGATTTCG GGAATCAGAACTTCGAGGAATCCTCAGCCTATGGCAAGGCCATCCTGCCCCCGAGCCAGCCGTGGGCCACAGAGTTGaggagccacagcacccagagCGAGGCTGGGAGCCTGCCTGCCTTCACCGTGCCCCAGGCAGCCGCCCCGGGCAGCACCACCCCCAGtgccaccagcagcagcagctgctccaCG CCCAATAGCCCTGAAGACTATTATACATCTTTGGATAACGACCTGAAGATTGAAGTGATTGAGAAGCTCTTCGCCATGGACACAGAGGCCAAGGACCAATGCAGTACCCAG ACGGATTTCAATGAGCTGGACTTGGAGACACTGGCACCCTATATTCCCATGGACGGGGAAGACTTCCAGCTGAGCCCCATCTGCCCCGAGGAGCGGCTCTTGGCGGAGAACCCACAGTCCACCCCCCAGCACTGCTTCAGTGCCATGACAAACATCTTCCAGCCACTGGCCCCTGTAGCCCCGCACAGTCCCTTCCTCCTGGACAAGTTTCAGCAGCAGCTGGAGAGCAAGAAGACAGAGCCCGAGCACCGGCCCATGTCCTCCATCTTCTTTGATGCCGGAAGCAAAGcatccctgccaccatgctgTGGCCAGGCCAGCACCCCTCTCTCTTCCATGGGGGGCAGATCCAATACCCAGTGGCCCCCAGATCCACCATTACATTTTGGGCCCACAAAGTGGGCCGTCGGGGATCAGCGCACAGAGTTCCTGGGAGCGGCACCATTGGGGCCCCCTGTCTCCCCGCCCCATATCTCCACATTCAAGACAAG GTCTGCAAAGGGTTTTGGGGCTCGAGGCCCAGACGTGCTGAGCCCGGCCATGGTAGCCCTCTCCAACAAGCTGAAGCTGAAGCGACAGCTGGAGTATGAAGAGCAAGCCTTCCAGGACCTGAGTGGG GGGGACCCACCTGGTGGCAGCACTTCACATTTGATGTGGAAACGGATGAAGAACCTCAGGGGTGGGAGCTGCCCTTTGATGCCGGACAAGCCACTGAGCGCAAATGTCCCCAATG GTAAGTTCACCCAAAATCCTGTGAGGGGCCTGGGCCATCCCCTGAGACATCTGCCGCTGCCACAGCCTCCATCTGCCGTCAGTCCCGGGGAGAACAGCAAGAGCAGGTTCCCCGCACAGTGCTATGCCACCCAGTACCAGGACTACAGCCTGTCGTCAGCCCACAAGGTGTCAG GCATGGCAAGCCGGCTGCTCGGGCCCTCGTTTGAGTCCTACCTGCTGCCTGAACTGACCAGATATGACTGTGAGGTGAACGTGCCCGTGCTGGGAAGCTCCACGCTCCTGCAAGGAGGGGACCTCCTCAGAGCCCTGGACCAGGCCACCTGA